The DNA region TCTCACTTTACTCTGAACCTCCAGAAGCTTATCCAGATTACCCCAAATCTGCCCTTTAATACTGCATTTATAGGGTCGTCCATGAAATCCAGAGAGACACCACACACTTCTGATGTGCAGCACATATACAGCAGAGCCTGAGTTTGTGTGCAGACATGTCAATTTAGTCAAATACTGCAATGTAGAATTCTCAGAGGGAAGCAGGCTGATGGACCaatgtaagagtaagagtaagagtaatttatttgtcacatacaaccctagcTTAAGCTAGCGTGCAGTGAAATGAGAGTTGGTAACTCCATATGTGCAGAAAAATATAAATTACATAAATCAATTATACATCATAAAATAAAAGTAGACGTTTTTTTAATTGTGACAGACACAAAGGAATGCCTTCCTCTTCAGCCTGGCACTCCAGAGAGCGTCATTTGTTTCATGTATCATTCAGATGATGGCCTTGTGCTGAGGGGTTgaacaataaaatgcaaaagcaACACATCTCTAAATGTCTGAGTGACTCTAATGCCAAGTAGGACTATGACTTGTCATCTAGATGATTCTTAATATTGTTCAAGTATACAACTGTATCTTGTTGTTAACATGTAATTACACTGCAATGATGTTGTTATACCTACCTCACAGTTCTGGGAGGTGATCAGTGATGAACATGGGATTGACCCCACTGGCACCTACCATGGAGACAGTGACCTGCAGCTGGACAGGATTAGCGTGTACTACAATGAGGCCACAGGTATCAAACTTCAACTGTCTTTGCATCTATATAATGCACCTGTGCAAATATTCTACTAATGAATATGTACCACTTAACATGCCTGGAACGTCTCATTGCTACTAATGCAGGGACTTTCATAGAATATAATTCAGATACAGGCAGAATTATATGTTGAATTTCAACTGTTTTGTGCCCATTTTTGGACTGATAAGAAGATGGCTATATCAGGGATGTATTTAGCTGCGTTAGAATTCATTAACTTTTCTGTTATTGAGCTGGTGTTTGtgcttcttttatttgttttggtCTGTCTCTCGTGGAGGAGGTAAATATGTTCCCAGGGCCATCCTGGTTGACCTGGAGCCTGGCACCATGGATTCTGTGCGCTCTGGACCCTTCGGACAGATCTTCAGGCCCGACAACTTTGTTTTTGGTAAGATGTTAGAAATGTAACagtgagatgttttttttcctcagtcTTTTTGCTTAATGACCAACTAAAGTCAAAGTGTTTGAAGTTGAAGAACTACAATTACATTTACAGTACAAAATGAAATGACACTGAACTGTAACAATATAATATTTTGCCATAACAACAACTATACATTAGCAAGCAATATCAAGCAAGTGGATCTGATCAAATGTGTGCTCTCCTCTCATAGGTCAGAGTGGGGCAGGTAACAACTGGGCCAAAGGTCACTACACAGAAGGTGCCGAGCTGGTGGACTCAGTGCTGGACGTGGTGAGGAAGGAGTCTGAGAGCTGCGACTGCCTCCAGGGCTTCCAGCTCACTCACTCCCTGGGCGGCGGCACCGGCTCGGGCATGGGCACCTTGCTCATCAGCAAGATCCGCGAAGAGTACCCCGACCGCATCATGAACACCTTCAGCGTCGTGCCGTCCCCCAAAGTCTCCGACACTGTGGTGGAGCCCTACAACGCCACCTTGTCGGTTCACCAGCTAGTGGAGAACACAGACGAGACCTACTGCATTGACAACGAGGCGCTGTACGACATCTGCTTCCGCACACTCAAGCTCACCACGCCCACATACGGCGACCTCAACCACCTCGTGTCTGCCACCATGAGCGGTGTTACAACCTGCTTGCGGTTCCCTGGCCAGCTGAACGCTGACCTCCGCAAACTGGCAGTCAACATGGTGCCCTTCCCCCGTTTGCACTTTTTCATGCCCGGCTTCGCCCC from Engraulis encrasicolus isolate BLACKSEA-1 chromosome 5, IST_EnEncr_1.0, whole genome shotgun sequence includes:
- the tubb5 gene encoding tubulin beta-5 chain, with the protein product MREIVHIQAGQCGNQIGAKFWEVISDEHGIDPTGTYHGDSDLQLDRISVYYNEATGGKYVPRAILVDLEPGTMDSVRSGPFGQIFRPDNFVFGQSGAGNNWAKGHYTEGAELVDSVLDVVRKESESCDCLQGFQLTHSLGGGTGSGMGTLLISKIREEYPDRIMNTFSVVPSPKVSDTVVEPYNATLSVHQLVENTDETYCIDNEALYDICFRTLKLTTPTYGDLNHLVSATMSGVTTCLRFPGQLNADLRKLAVNMVPFPRLHFFMPGFAPLTSRGSQQYRALTVPELTQQVFDAKNMMAACDPRHGRYLTVAAVFRGRMSMKEVDEQMLNVQNKNSSYFVEWIPNNVKTAVCDIPPRGLKMAVTFIGNSTAIQELFKRISEQFTAMFRRKAFLHWYTGEGMDEMEFTEAESNMNDLVSEYQQYQDATAEEEGEFEEDAEQDA